A window of Mycobacterium bourgelatii genomic DNA:
CAAACACCACCTGTAAAGGGCTGACCTACCTATGAGTGATCGCAATGTGGCGGTCGTCGGCTTCGCCCACGCCCCGCACGTTCGCCGTACCGACGGCACCACCAACGGCGTCGAGATGTTGATGCCGTGCTTCGCCCAGCTGTATGACGACCTCGGAATCACCAAGTCCGACATCGGCTTCTGGTGCTCGGGCTCCTCCGATTACCTTGCCGGACGGGCGTTTTCCTTCATCTCCGCGATCGATTCGATCGGCGCCGTGCCGCCGATCAACGAGTCGCATGTCGAAATGGACGCGGCGTGGGCGCTTTTCGAGGCCTACATCAAGATCCTGACCGGCGAGGTCGACACCGCGCTGGTGTACGGCTTCGGCAAGTCTTCGGCGGGCACCCTCCGACAGATCCTGTCCCGGCAGACCGACCCGTACACCGTCGCGCCGCTGTGGCCGGATTCGGTGTCGCTGGCGGGACTTCAAGCCCGAATCGGTCTGGACTCCGGCAAGTGGACGGCCGAGCAGATGGCGCAGGTGGCGCTCGACTCGTTCGCACATGCGGAACGCAACGATTCCGTGAAGCCGGCCAAGAGCATCGACGAACTGCTCTCCCGACCGTTCTTCAACGATCCGCTGCGACGGCATGACATCGCGCCCATCACCGACGGCGCCGCCGCCATCGTGCTGGCCGCCGATGACCGCGCTCGGGAACTCCGCGAAAACCCGGCGTGGATAACGGGATTCGACCACCGCATCGAGACCCCGGTGCTGGGCGCGCGCGACCTGACCGCGTCGCCGTCCACAGCGGCGTCGGCAAAGGCGGCCACCGGCGGTGACACCGCGATCGACGTCGCCGAGATCCACGCCCCGTTCACCCACCAACATCTGATTCTGGCCGAGGCGATCGGGCTGTCCGACTCGACCAAGGTGAATCCGTCCGGCGGCGCACTGGCCGCCAACCCGATGTTCTCCGCCGGGTTGGAGCGCATCGGGTTTGCCGCTCAACACATCTGGAACGGCTCGGCGGGGCGGGTGCTCGCACACGCCACGAGCGGGCCGGCACTGCAACAGAATCTGGTCGCGGTCCTGGAAGGGAAGAACTGATGGCAGGCGCAGGGGCGAACCTCGCCGCGGTGCTGGGCACCGGACAGACCAAGTACGTCGCCAAGCGCAAGGACGTTTCGATGAACGGCCTGGTGCGCGAGGCGATCGACCGGGCGCTGGCCGATTCAGGGTCGACGTTCGACGACATCGACGCCATTGTCGTGGGCAAGGCTCCCGACTTCTTCGAGGGCGTCATGATGCCCGAACTGTTCATGGCCGACGCCATGGGGGCGACCGGTAAGCCGCTGATCCGCGTGCACACTGCGGGTTCGGTCGGTGGTTCTACCGCCATAGTCGCGGCCAGCCTGGTGCAGTCCGGCAAGTACCGCCGGGTACTGGCGGTGGCGTGGGAGAAGCAGTCGGAATCGAACGCCATGTGGGCGTTGTCGATCCCGATTCCATTCATCAAGCCGGTGGGAGCAGGCGCCGGCGGGTATTTCGCCCCCCACGTCCGCTCCTACATCCGCCGCTCCGGCGCTCCCCTCAACATCGGCGCGATAGTCGCGACCAAGGACCGACGCAACGGCGCCCGAAACCCGTTGGCGCACCTGCATCAGCCCGACATCACCGTCGAGAAGGTGATGTCCTCCCCCATGCTGTGGGACCCCATCCGCTTCGACGAGACGTGCCCGTCGTCCGACGGTGCCTGCGCGGTGGTGATCGGCAATGAGGAGATCGCCGATTCCCGTGTGACCGAAGGGCATCCGGTCGCCTGGATTCACGCCACCGCGCTGCGCACGGAGCCGCTGCAGTTCTCCGGTCGCGACCAAGTCAACCCGCAGGCCAGCCGCGACGCGGCCGCCGCCCTGTGGAAGGCCGCCGGCATCACCAGCCCGATCGACGAGATCGATGCCGCCGAGATCTACGTGCCGTTCTCCTGGTTCGAGCCGATGTGGTTGGAGAGCCTCGGCTTTGCCGCCGAGGGCGAGGGCTGGAAGCTGACCGAGGCGGGCGAGACCGCGATCGGCGGACGGCTACCGGTCAATCCGTCCGGGGGCGTGTTGTCCTCCAATCCGATCGGCGCCTCGGGTCTAATTCGCTTCGCCGAGGCTGCGATTCAGGTGATGGGCAAGGCCGGCGACCACCAGGTCCCGAATGCGCGGAAGGCTCTGGGACACGCCTACGGCGGCGGGTCGCAGTACTACTCCATGTGGGTGGTTGGGTCTGACAAGCCATGACGCGGATGAAGTACACGCTTTCCATCGCGTTCAGCCCCATCGACCAGCTGCTCGAATTAGCGAAGATCGCAGAGGAAGTCGGGTTCGATTCCATCGCGCTGCCTGACTCGATCTTCTACTTCGAAGAGCAGTCCGTCGACTATCCGTACACGGCCGACGGCAAGCGGATGTTCGACGAAAACAGCCCGTGGGTCGATCCACTGATCCTGGCGGGATCGATGGGCGCGGTCACCTCCAAGCTGCGGTTCTACACGAACGTGATGAAGCTCGGTTCGCGCAATCCGCTGCTGCTGGCCCGCCAGGTCGGCTCGGTGGCCAACCTGACCAACAACCGTTTCGGGTTCGGCGTCGGGATCGGTTGGGCGCCAGAGGAATTCGAGTGGTGCGGGGTGCCTTATGCGCGCCGCGGCAAGCGCGTCGACGAGATGATCGAAGTGATCAAGTTGGTGCTGGCCGGTGGCATGGTCGAATTCCACGGCGAGTTCTACGATTTCGACCGCCTGCAGATGAGCCCCGCCCCCAGCGAGCCGGTGCCGTTCTACGTCGGCGGACACACCGACGTGGCCCTCAAGCGCGCCGCCCGCGTTGGCGACGGCTGGACCAGCGCGATGATGACGCACGCCCAGTTGGACGAAACCATCCGAAAGCTCAAGGCGTTACTTGCCGAGAACGGCCGTGCGGATGACCCGTTCGAGTACCAGGCCGTCTGCTTGGACAAGTTCGGAGTGGACGGTCATCGCGAGCTTGCCGAGATCGGTGTCACCGACTACATCACCATTCCGTGGGTCTTCGACGGCTTGGGCTTCGACGCGCCGCTGGACAAGAAGAAGGACTCGCTCAAGCGCTTCGCCGACACCTATATCCACTCCGGGTGGCAGGACTAGGCGGCCGGCCAACACATTCGCGGCCACCGAGCGTGCCGCCGGGTGTGAATTCTGCTGCGCGACACGCCGCGAGCGCGCCACGTCGTTCGCACTCGAGGTGCGCATCCAGCCGCGCCGTCACACAGCCACACTGGTCTCGCCGGGAAGCGGCTGTCGCCATGCCCGCCTTTAAGCGACAGTTGCATTTGCGCACGTCAGCGCCGTTTCGAGCGCGCGCAGACGAGAGCCATTTCAGCGCATCAATGCAGGTACCAGAGTTGTCGCGGAAAGGCGGGCACACTGCGCCCCGCACGGCCCACCACGCCGGCCCGCAACGCTGCCGGAACTCAAACCGGCTCCACCCCAGTCAGATGCCGCTGAGCCAAGTCACGGTAGGCCTGCGGGTTCACGTTGACCCACATCTCCGCCCCGGTTCCTTCGATAGGCCCCTTCACCTTGGCGGGCGAACCGACCACCAGCATCCCGGCGGGTATCTGCGTGCCCGGCACCACCAGCGCGCCCGCAGCGACCATGCAGCGGGCCCCGATCACCGCTCCGTCCAGGACCGTGGCGTGGTTGGCGATCAACGCCTCTGGACCCACGTGGACCCCGTGAATGACGCACAGATGCGCCACCGTCGCCCCTGGCCCGATATCGACGGGGATGCCGGGCGGGGCGTGCAACACCGAGCCGTCCTGCACGTTCGCGCCTTCGCGCACCACCACCGGCGCGTAGTCGCCCCGCAGCACGGCGTTGTACCAAACCGAGGCACCTGCCTCGACGGTGACATCGCCAATCAGGGTGGCGGTGGGCGCCACAAAAGCGGTGGGGTCGACCTTTGGTGAACGACCCTCGAAGGAAAACAGCGGCATCAATTACATATACCGCAATGCGTATAACCTGCCAGTTAACCCGGCCGGACCAGCCGTCGTTGCGCTCCCTGGCCGCAAAACTGTAACGTGTTCTAGTTAGTAGCCCGCGATCTGGAGGTGACAGGGTGAGTACCGACACGAAGGGCGTCGGTGTCCGGGAAATCGATCCCGGCGCCTTACCAACCAGGTATGCCCGAGGCTGGCATTGCCTGGGCGTCGCGAAGGACTTCCGCGACGGCAAGCCCCATGCGATAAACGCGTTCGGCACCAAGTTGGTGGTGTTCGCCGACTCGCAGGGCGAGCTCAAGGTTCTCGACGCTTACTGCCGCCACATGGGCGGTGACCTGTCCGAAGGCACCATCAAGGGCGACGAGGTCGCGTGCCCGTTCCACGACTGGCGCTGGGGCGGCGACGGGCGCTGCAAGCTGGTGCCCTACGCCAAGCGCACACCCAAGACCGCACGCACCCGGTCGTGGACGACCGACGTGCGCGGCGGTCTGCTGTTCGTCTGGCACGACCACGAGGGCAATCCCCCGGACCCCGCAGTCCGGATCCCCGACATTCCCGAGGCCCACTCCGACGAGTGGACCGATTGGCGGTGGAACAGCATCCTCATCGAGGGGTCCAACTGCCGCGACATCATCGACAACGTCACCGACATGGCGCACTTCTTCTACATCCATTTCGGGTTGCCGACGTACTTCAAGAACGTCTTCGAGGGTCACATCGCGTCGCAGTACCTGCACAACGTGGGCCGGCCGGACGTCGACGACCTGGGCACCTCCTACGGTGAGGCGCACCTGGACTCCGAGGCGTCCTACTTCGGCCCGTCGTTCATGATCAACTGGCTGCACAACAAGTACGGCGACTATAAGGCCGAGTCGATCCTGATCAACTGCCACTACCCGGTCACGCAGAACTCCTTCGTGTTGCAGTGGGGTGTCATCGTCGAAAAGCCGAAAGGCATGAGCGAGGAGATGACCGACAAGCTCTCCCGCGTCTTCACCGACGGGGTCAGCAAGGGCTTCCTGCAAGACGTGGAGATCTGGAAGCACAAGACGCGAATCGAGAATCCCCTGTTGGTCGAGGAAGACGGCGCGGTTTATCAGCTGCGTCGCTGGTACCAGCAGTTCTATGTCGACGTGGCCGACATCCAGCCGGAAATGGTGGAGCGCTTTGAGATTGAGGTGGACACCACCCGGGCCAACGAGTTCTGGAACAAAGAGGTCGCCGAGAATCTGAAGGCAAGAGATGCGCAACAGTCGGTCTCGGACGAAGTGCCCGCGCAGTAACGCCGATCAGCATGTCTGACGATCGGCCGGCTGTCCCCGACGTCGACCGGCTAGCCCGGTCGATGTTGGCGCTGCACGGTGATCACCACGATAACGATCACGACCGGACCCCGAGCACCGGCGGTTCCCGATCCTGGTCGAAGTCAAGGGATTTCAGCAACGATCCGCAACGTGCCGCCGCTGTGGCCGAGGCCAGCCGCGCTGACCGCGAACGCTACCTGACCTCAGGCCTGAAGCCGGTGGACTGCCGGTTCTGCCACGTGACTGTCAATGTCAGGCGGCTAGGGCCGGGACACACTGCGGTGCAGTGGAATACCGACTCGTCGCACCGCTGCGCCTATTTCGCCGAGATTCGTGCCGCGGGCGGGGATCCCGCGCGCACCAAGGCCTGCCCGCGCCTGTCCGACAGCATCGAACACGCCGTCGCCGAAGGTTACCTGGACTACCCGGAACCAGACTGATCACAGCCCGGCGAATCGCTCCTTCACCTCTTCGGCGGTAAGCCCGTAGTCGGCCAGCGAGTACTTGTGTTTGGGTGCCCGCGGGCCGGTCTGGCTCTCGGCGTGGCTGTCTTCCATCGCTTTTCGCGCCTCGTCGGTCAGCGTCAGGCCGAAGTAGCGATACACCTCGGCCACCCTGCCCAACGGGTCGGCGATCAAGTCCTGATAGTCGACGTCGTAGAACTGCGCCGGGTTGCACTTGGCCCGCACGGCGTTGAAGCGTTCCAGCCCGCGCGACCAGGTTTCCATTTGGTCAGCCCCGATTTGGGCGCCCTGGAACGTCGTCGACCATTCCAGCGCGGTGTGCTGGGCCAGCGAGCACATCGACGCCATGATCGTCTCCACCGGCCGGTGGGTCTGAATCACGAGTGCGTCGGGATAGGTCGCCATCAATGCGTCCAGCGCAAACAGGTGGCTCGGATTCTTGAGCACCCAACGCTTGTCGGCGTCGTTCAACCCGATCAGCTGCAGATTGCGACGGTGCCGCTGATAGGACGGGGTCCAGTCCTGGCGCGACAACCACTGGGAATAGCTGGGTATGTGCGCGAGCGTCTCGTAGGACACCGAATGCAGCGACTGCCGCAGCAGCTGCCAGCACTCCTCCAACTCATAGGCGGCCATGAAGTGCAACCCGGTGTAGTCCGGGTTCTCTGCGTGGTGCTTGTTGAATTGCTCGTTCAGTTGGCTATACCAGGGATTCGAGTCCCAGGTGTCGCGGGGCGGTCGCGGTTGCGGAAACTCGGCCAACCACAGGTGCAGGCCCTGATGCGCGGGGTCAGCACCCAGCAGCCGGTGTAACGCGGTGGTCCCGGTGCGCGGCAAGCCGGTAACGAAAATTGGCCGCTCGATGGCGATGTCCGCATACTGCGGGTACTGCTTCCATGCCGCTTCGGACAACAACCGGGCCACCAGGGCGCCGCGCAGGAAGAACCGATTCATCTTGCTGCCCAACACCGTCAAGCCCGCCTCGCGCCGGTAGGAGTCGAGCAGCACCCCCAGCGCTTCGCGGTAATTGTCGTCATCGGAGCCGAAGTCGTCCAGCCCGGTCAGTTTGGTTGCCGACGCGTGCAAGTCCTCGACGGTGCCAATGTCGGTCCGGCCAGCTAAATCTGCCATCAGTTGTGGTACTCCCCGCAGTTGACGTCCAACGTCTGGCCTGTGATGCCGCTGGACAAATCGCTTGCCATGAACAAGATTGCCGACGCCACCTCGTCCTCGGTGGGCAGTCGCTTGAGGTCGGAGTTGGCCGCCGTCGCCTGATAGATCTGCTCGGCGGTGGTGCCGTACTTGCCCGCCTGGTGATTGAAGTAGCTCTGCAGTGTGTCGCCCCAGATATAGCCGGGTGCAACGGAATTGACACGAATGCCGCGGTCGCCGAGCTCACTGGCCAGCGACTGGGACATGGACAGCAAGGCGGACTTGGCCATCTTGTACGCCCCGTACTTCGGCTGTGAGTGTCGGATAACCATGGAATTGACGTTGACCACCGAGCCCTTCGACTCGGCCAGCGCCGGCGTGAAGCCCTGAATGAGCCTCAGAGCGCCCAGCGCACTGAGTTCGATCGCGTCACGGATATGTTGAAAACTGGTTCCGGCCAACGGTTTCATCGACGGCACCCGAAAGGCGTTGTTCACCAGCACATCCACCTTGCCGAAGGCCTCCAGGGTGGCGTCGACGAGGTTGCTCACCTGGTCGTCGTCGGTGATGTCGGTGGGCACCGCCACCGCCTTGCGGCCCAGGTCGACGATCTGTTTGGCAACGTCATCCAGCCGGTCTGCGCTGCGGGCGGCAAGCACCAGGTCCGCGCCTTCGTTCGCACATCGGCGTGCCAGGGTGGTGCCCAGACCGGGACCCACACCACTGATCACGACTACCTTGCCGTCAAGCAGATTGGTCATCCCAGCATCCTTGCCTGAATTTGTTGCTGACGCAGTGCGATTCGCGCACGCCAACCGTCCTCGGAAATCTTGTTGTGCTCGTAGAAGGGCAGCGCCGCAGGTACGGCGCCGACATCGACCAATTCGACGGTGGGTCCGTCGGTGTCGGTGAGTTGCCGGGATACACGTTGCCAGCGGAATTGCAGGAAGCCGCGCCGATGGCCCAGCGTCTCCACCCAGTTGGTGACGCCGGGATTCTGATCGCTGACCACAATGCGCACCTTGCCGTCCGGATCCGCTTGCGCCTGAGTGTTGTTCAGCGATGTCTGGTGGTTAATGTAGTCCAGCGAGATGTACCACAGGCTGCCCAGCTGAAAGCCCAGGTACGGTGCGTCGCTCACCGGGATGGTAATCACCAGCGCCTGGTCCGGCTGCAAATCGAAATGCCCCACCGACGAATACTGGGTGGCGAGGCCGCCCGGCGTCAGCCGCGGCGGGACCATGGTGTTGACCGGGATGTCGAGATAGAACCACTGCGGGAACTGCAGCCACGTCTTGACCCGCTGGACCAGCTGCTTTCCCGCTGTGGCGTAACGCTTTTCGATGGTCTGCCGAGTCAGCGGCGGTGGCGCGGTGCCCGCGGTGTCCAGCCTGGCGATGGCCAGCGTGCCGCGTTGCGCCGACCAGTCGCCGTACACCTCGCGAATGACCAATTGCCCGTTGCTGTTCGGCCGGACCCGCCATTCAAAGGTGCCGTCGGGCGCGATCTCGAGTTCCCGGTCGTCGAACGCGGCTTGACTGACGGGCACATTGTCGTCGGTGTACTCACCGCCGAGCAGCTGGAAGCTCAGGTCGGTGGTTGTGCCGCGGCGGCCGGTGACCACGTAGTCGTGGTCGGCGTGCACCCGGGTGCCGAAGTACAGGGTGTCGGGGTTGTCCAAACCCATCTTGGTGA
This region includes:
- a CDS encoding thiolase domain-containing protein, encoding MSDRNVAVVGFAHAPHVRRTDGTTNGVEMLMPCFAQLYDDLGITKSDIGFWCSGSSDYLAGRAFSFISAIDSIGAVPPINESHVEMDAAWALFEAYIKILTGEVDTALVYGFGKSSAGTLRQILSRQTDPYTVAPLWPDSVSLAGLQARIGLDSGKWTAEQMAQVALDSFAHAERNDSVKPAKSIDELLSRPFFNDPLRRHDIAPITDGAAAIVLAADDRARELRENPAWITGFDHRIETPVLGARDLTASPSTAASAKAATGGDTAIDVAEIHAPFTHQHLILAEAIGLSDSTKVNPSGGALAANPMFSAGLERIGFAAQHIWNGSAGRVLAHATSGPALQQNLVAVLEGKN
- a CDS encoding thiolase domain-containing protein, producing the protein MAGAGANLAAVLGTGQTKYVAKRKDVSMNGLVREAIDRALADSGSTFDDIDAIVVGKAPDFFEGVMMPELFMADAMGATGKPLIRVHTAGSVGGSTAIVAASLVQSGKYRRVLAVAWEKQSESNAMWALSIPIPFIKPVGAGAGGYFAPHVRSYIRRSGAPLNIGAIVATKDRRNGARNPLAHLHQPDITVEKVMSSPMLWDPIRFDETCPSSDGACAVVIGNEEIADSRVTEGHPVAWIHATALRTEPLQFSGRDQVNPQASRDAAAALWKAAGITSPIDEIDAAEIYVPFSWFEPMWLESLGFAAEGEGWKLTEAGETAIGGRLPVNPSGGVLSSNPIGASGLIRFAEAAIQVMGKAGDHQVPNARKALGHAYGGGSQYYSMWVVGSDKP
- a CDS encoding TIGR03619 family F420-dependent LLM class oxidoreductase encodes the protein MKYTLSIAFSPIDQLLELAKIAEEVGFDSIALPDSIFYFEEQSVDYPYTADGKRMFDENSPWVDPLILAGSMGAVTSKLRFYTNVMKLGSRNPLLLARQVGSVANLTNNRFGFGVGIGWAPEEFEWCGVPYARRGKRVDEMIEVIKLVLAGGMVEFHGEFYDFDRLQMSPAPSEPVPFYVGGHTDVALKRAARVGDGWTSAMMTHAQLDETIRKLKALLAENGRADDPFEYQAVCLDKFGVDGHRELAEIGVTDYITIPWVFDGLGFDAPLDKKKDSLKRFADTYIHSGWQD
- a CDS encoding gamma carbonic anhydrase family protein translates to MPLFSFEGRSPKVDPTAFVAPTATLIGDVTVEAGASVWYNAVLRGDYAPVVVREGANVQDGSVLHAPPGIPVDIGPGATVAHLCVIHGVHVGPEALIANHATVLDGAVIGARCMVAAGALVVPGTQIPAGMLVVGSPAKVKGPIEGTGAEMWVNVNPQAYRDLAQRHLTGVEPV
- a CDS encoding Rieske 2Fe-2S domain-containing protein — protein: MSTDTKGVGVREIDPGALPTRYARGWHCLGVAKDFRDGKPHAINAFGTKLVVFADSQGELKVLDAYCRHMGGDLSEGTIKGDEVACPFHDWRWGGDGRCKLVPYAKRTPKTARTRSWTTDVRGGLLFVWHDHEGNPPDPAVRIPDIPEAHSDEWTDWRWNSILIEGSNCRDIIDNVTDMAHFFYIHFGLPTYFKNVFEGHIASQYLHNVGRPDVDDLGTSYGEAHLDSEASYFGPSFMINWLHNKYGDYKAESILINCHYPVTQNSFVLQWGVIVEKPKGMSEEMTDKLSRVFTDGVSKGFLQDVEIWKHKTRIENPLLVEEDGAVYQLRRWYQQFYVDVADIQPEMVERFEIEVDTTRANEFWNKEVAENLKARDAQQSVSDEVPAQ
- a CDS encoding sulfotransferase family protein, coding for MADLAGRTDIGTVEDLHASATKLTGLDDFGSDDDNYREALGVLLDSYRREAGLTVLGSKMNRFFLRGALVARLLSEAAWKQYPQYADIAIERPIFVTGLPRTGTTALHRLLGADPAHQGLHLWLAEFPQPRPPRDTWDSNPWYSQLNEQFNKHHAENPDYTGLHFMAAYELEECWQLLRQSLHSVSYETLAHIPSYSQWLSRQDWTPSYQRHRRNLQLIGLNDADKRWVLKNPSHLFALDALMATYPDALVIQTHRPVETIMASMCSLAQHTALEWSTTFQGAQIGADQMETWSRGLERFNAVRAKCNPAQFYDVDYQDLIADPLGRVAEVYRYFGLTLTDEARKAMEDSHAESQTGPRAPKHKYSLADYGLTAEEVKERFAGL
- a CDS encoding SDR family oxidoreductase, whose translation is MTNLLDGKVVVISGVGPGLGTTLARRCANEGADLVLAARSADRLDDVAKQIVDLGRKAVAVPTDITDDDQVSNLVDATLEAFGKVDVLVNNAFRVPSMKPLAGTSFQHIRDAIELSALGALRLIQGFTPALAESKGSVVNVNSMVIRHSQPKYGAYKMAKSALLSMSQSLASELGDRGIRVNSVAPGYIWGDTLQSYFNHQAGKYGTTAEQIYQATAANSDLKRLPTEDEVASAILFMASDLSSGITGQTLDVNCGEYHN